The proteins below are encoded in one region of Shewanella putrefaciens:
- the rplL gene encoding 50S ribosomal protein L7/L12, which yields MSITKDQILEAFAAMSVMEVVELIEAMEEKFGVSAAAAVVSGGGEAAAAVEEQTEFNVILTAHGDNKVAVIKAIRGATGLGLKEAKAMSEAAPVAVKEAVSKEEAEALKKELVEAGASVEIK from the coding sequence ATGTCTATCACTAAAGACCAAATCTTAGAAGCCTTTGCAGCTATGTCTGTAATGGAAGTTGTTGAACTGATCGAAGCAATGGAAGAGAAGTTCGGCGTTTCTGCCGCTGCTGCTGTTGTTTCTGGTGGTGGCGAAGCTGCTGCTGCTGTTGAAGAGCAAACAGAATTCAACGTAATTCTGACTGCACACGGCGACAACAAAGTTGCAGTAATTAAAGCCATCCGTGGCGCAACTGGTTTAGGCCTGAAAGAAGCTAAAGCTATGTCTGAAGCTGCTCCAGTAGCAGTTAAAGAAGCTGTTTCTAAAGAAGAAGCTGAAGCTCTGAAGAAAGAACTAGTTGAAGCTGGTGCTTCAGTAGAAATCAAGTAA
- the rplJ gene encoding 50S ribosomal protein L10 codes for MALRLEDKKAIVAEVNEAAKGALSAVAADSRGVTVGAMTGLRKKAREAGVYVRVVRNTLAKRAVEGTAFECLAETFTGPTLIAFSNEHPGAAARLLKDFAKEQANFEVKGAAFEGNFIPAADIDRLAKLPTYEEALAQLMMTMKEASAGKFVRTLAALRDQKQEAA; via the coding sequence ATGGCATTAAGACTCGAAGACAAAAAAGCGATTGTTGCTGAAGTCAACGAAGCTGCCAAAGGTGCGCTATCTGCAGTAGCCGCCGATTCTCGCGGTGTAACTGTAGGTGCTATGACCGGTCTGCGTAAAAAAGCGCGTGAAGCTGGTGTATATGTACGTGTAGTACGTAACACATTAGCGAAACGTGCTGTTGAAGGTACAGCTTTTGAGTGCCTAGCAGAGACGTTCACTGGCCCAACTTTGATTGCTTTCTCTAATGAGCACCCAGGTGCTGCAGCTCGTCTGTTAAAAGACTTTGCTAAAGAGCAAGCTAATTTCGAAGTTAAAGGCGCAGCCTTTGAAGGGAATTTCATCCCTGCAGCTGACATTGATCGTTTGGCGAAACTGCCAACATACGAAGAAGCACTAGCTCAGTTAATGATGACTATGAAAGAAGCATCTGCTGGCAAGTTCGTTCGTACACTGGCCGCCCTGCGCGATCAAAAACAAGAAGCCGCTTAA